A single genomic interval of Flavobacterium sp. N2820 harbors:
- a CDS encoding ribonucleotide-diphosphate reductase subunit beta yields the protein MSVVEPILQENKDRFVIFPIKHQDIWEWYKKQEACIWTAEEIDLHTDLNDWNNKLSEDEKYFIKHILAFFAASDGIVNENLAENFVSEVQYPEAKFFYGFQLMMENIHSETYSLLIDTYVKDEAEKHQLFHAIETFPAIKEKAEWALKWIESPSFAERLIAFAAVEGIFFSGSFCSIYWLKKRGLMPGLTFSNELISRDEGMHCDFAVHLHTHHIVNKVPKARITEILTNALDIERKFITESLPVSLIGMNATLMTQYLEFVTDRLLVELGCERVYNSSNPFDFMDMISLQGKTNFFEKRVGEYQKAGVMNSDSESSKISFDADF from the coding sequence ATGTCAGTAGTGGAACCAATTTTACAAGAAAATAAAGATCGATTTGTAATTTTTCCTATCAAACACCAAGATATTTGGGAATGGTACAAAAAACAAGAAGCTTGTATTTGGACAGCAGAAGAAATTGATTTGCATACAGATTTGAATGATTGGAACAATAAATTAAGTGAAGACGAAAAATATTTTATTAAGCATATTTTAGCTTTTTTCGCTGCTTCTGACGGAATCGTAAATGAAAACTTGGCTGAAAATTTTGTTAGTGAAGTACAATATCCAGAAGCTAAATTTTTCTACGGATTTCAATTAATGATGGAAAATATCCACAGTGAAACTTATTCGTTGTTGATTGATACTTATGTGAAAGATGAAGCGGAAAAACACCAATTGTTTCATGCTATTGAAACGTTTCCAGCGATTAAAGAAAAAGCTGAATGGGCATTGAAATGGATTGAATCGCCAAGTTTTGCTGAGCGTTTAATTGCTTTTGCTGCAGTTGAAGGAATTTTCTTTTCAGGTTCATTTTGCTCAATTTATTGGTTAAAAAAACGAGGATTAATGCCTGGGTTAACTTTCTCAAACGAATTGATTTCGCGTGACGAAGGAATGCATTGTGATTTTGCTGTGCATTTACACACACATCACATTGTCAACAAAGTGCCAAAAGCTAGAATTACAGAAATTTTGACTAACGCTTTAGATATTGAAAGAAAATTCATTACAGAATCACTTCCTGTTAGTCTAATTGGTATGAACGCTACTTTAATGACGCAATATTTAGAATTTGTAACCGATAGATTGTTAGTAGAATTAGGTTGCGAAAGAGTTTATAATTCTTCTAACCCGTTTGATTTCATGGACATGATTTCATTACAAGGGAAAACAAATTTCTTTGAAAAACGGGTAGGTGAATACCAAAAAGCAGGCGTAATGAATTCGGATTCTGAATCAAGTAAAATTAGCTTCGACGCTGATTTCTAA
- a CDS encoding DUF3109 family protein — protein sequence MFQLNKTIVSEEILEKEFVCNLSACQGACCVDGDAGAPLDEAETKILAEIYPKVKAFLRPEGIKAIEEQGTHVTSDFGELETPLIDGKDCAYVIFDGKTALCGIEQAYNEGIVDWKKPVSCHLYPIRVKEYSDFSAVNYHKWHICSDACALGEELGVPVYQFVKEALIRKFGQQWYEELEKVAKELKK from the coding sequence ATGTTTCAGCTCAATAAAACCATCGTTTCCGAAGAAATCTTAGAAAAAGAATTCGTTTGTAATCTATCAGCTTGTCAAGGAGCTTGTTGTGTAGATGGAGATGCTGGTGCGCCTTTAGATGAAGCAGAAACAAAAATTTTAGCTGAAATTTACCCAAAAGTTAAAGCATTTCTTCGCCCTGAAGGAATAAAAGCCATAGAAGAACAAGGGACTCACGTAACTTCAGATTTTGGAGAATTAGAAACACCTTTAATAGATGGAAAAGATTGCGCTTACGTAATTTTCGACGGAAAAACGGCACTTTGCGGAATTGAACAAGCTTATAATGAAGGAATTGTGGATTGGAAAAAACCAGTTTCGTGTCATTTATATCCCATTCGCGTAAAAGAGTATTCTGACTTCTCTGCCGTTAATTATCACAAATGGCACATTTGTTCTGACGCATGTGCTTTAGGTGAAGAATTAGGAGTTCCGGTGTATCAATTTGTCAAAGAAGCACTAATTAGAAAATTTGGACAACAATGGTACGAGGAATTAGAAAAAGTAGCAAAAGAGTTGAAAAAATAA
- a CDS encoding MarC family protein gives MDLGINWKDIFTISMILFAVIDIVGSIPIIVDLRSKMGHIQSEKATIVAAVIMIAFLFVGEEILKLIGIDANSFAVAGSFVLFFLALEMILGIQLYKEDNPSTASIVPIAFPLIAGAGTMTTILSLRAVYDKINIIIAILINVILVYGVLKSSGKIERLLGNNGLGVIRKIFGVILLAIAVKLFAANVKGLFI, from the coding sequence ATGGATTTAGGAATCAATTGGAAAGACATTTTTACGATAAGTATGATACTTTTTGCAGTAATTGATATTGTAGGAAGTATTCCAATTATTGTTGACTTACGCAGTAAAATGGGACATATTCAATCGGAAAAAGCTACTATTGTTGCTGCTGTTATTATGATAGCTTTTCTGTTTGTGGGCGAAGAAATATTAAAATTAATTGGAATTGATGCCAATTCGTTTGCTGTGGCGGGTTCGTTTGTATTGTTCTTTTTGGCTTTAGAAATGATTTTAGGAATTCAATTGTATAAAGAAGACAATCCAAGTACGGCTTCGATTGTTCCGATTGCATTTCCACTAATTGCAGGTGCAGGAACCATGACTACAATACTATCATTACGAGCCGTTTATGACAAAATAAATATTATTATCGCTATTTTAATTAATGTAATATTGGTATATGGTGTTTTGAAGTCATCAGGAAAAATTGAACGTTTATTAGGAAATAACGGATTAGGCGTAATTCGTAAAATATTTGGTGTAATTTTACTTGCGATTGCTGTAAAACTTTTTGCCGCGAATGTTAAAGGATTATTTATTTAG
- a CDS encoding FAD-dependent oxidoreductase yields MLDVLIIGAGVSGVSCAMVLGSAQNKPFANDKKIAIVAHQKASSLQNAIFNNAYGIPAGKLGSELLEESLAHLSKNYPHVKQINGEKVLSISGEAGHFIITTNKHSHQAKIVVIAIGAGNPFTIEGLENFVEPHMKMPAVKNRIQLKNDDHLVTEGIYVAGVLAGHRSQLSIAAGSGAAVATDILTLWNNGNHSMVHDALGK; encoded by the coding sequence ATGCTTGATGTTTTAATCATTGGCGCTGGAGTTTCCGGAGTTTCTTGTGCAATGGTATTAGGTTCTGCACAAAACAAACCTTTTGCAAACGATAAGAAAATAGCAATTGTAGCACATCAAAAAGCATCTTCTTTGCAAAACGCTATTTTCAACAATGCTTATGGAATTCCTGCAGGGAAATTAGGAAGCGAACTATTAGAAGAAAGTCTGGCTCATTTATCAAAAAACTATCCGCATGTAAAGCAAATTAATGGCGAAAAAGTACTTTCAATTTCTGGCGAAGCTGGGCATTTTATTATTACTACCAATAAACATTCGCATCAAGCTAAAATAGTAGTTATTGCGATAGGTGCGGGAAATCCTTTTACGATTGAAGGATTAGAAAATTTTGTAGAGCCACACATGAAAATGCCTGCTGTTAAAAACAGAATTCAACTCAAAAATGACGATCATTTAGTTACAGAAGGAATTTATGTAGCTGGTGTTTTAGCTGGACATCGAAGTCAATTATCTATAGCTGCAGGAAGTGGTGCTGCGGTTGCAACCGATATTTTAACCTTATGGAATAATGGAAATCATTCAATGGTTCATGATGCTCTAGGGAAATAA
- a CDS encoding S41 family peptidase gives MRMNKVYFPIVIAVAIAIGILMGSKLNPSTENTFFSRNTNKNKLNKLIDFIEKEYVDSLNTDSIVDLTVNGILEKLDPHSVYIPKSDLAQVEQSMRGDFVGIGVNFYMYNDSLAVIKPIALGPSEKAGIKAGDRILFADKLQLYNKKMETDSLFSILKGEQGSSIKLTVFRKSENKKFAVNIIRDVIPIKSVDVATMVSKTAGYIKINRFAETTYDEFFKGLTQLKKQGANEIIIDLRDNGGGYLESAVAIADEFLKNKELIVKTKNKKGKIDTTFATEKGIFENGKVTILINENSASASEILAGAIQDNDRGTIVGRRSFGKGLVQREMPLGDGSAVRLTVARYYTPSGRSIQKPYDDKGENYFNEFEKRFESGELYEQDKTKIADSLKFKTKKGRIVYGGGGIIPDVFVPFESIHGEEASTLFMQSGLVNYFVFEQLDKNRKKFEKITPAELEKEIKTNPYYFSEFKKHLSQTGLFFNLDAQKEKTIHYLHAEFVHQLFSEKQYYDVLLKNDGMLKKALNK, from the coding sequence ATGCGAATGAATAAAGTATATTTTCCAATTGTTATTGCAGTAGCCATTGCGATAGGGATTCTCATGGGAAGTAAACTAAATCCTTCTACCGAAAACACTTTTTTTAGTAGAAATACCAATAAAAACAAACTAAATAAGCTGATTGATTTTATCGAAAAAGAATACGTAGACAGTTTAAATACCGATTCGATTGTGGATTTAACCGTTAACGGAATTTTAGAAAAACTCGATCCACATTCGGTTTATATTCCTAAAAGCGATTTGGCTCAAGTTGAACAAAGTATGCGTGGTGATTTTGTAGGAATTGGCGTTAATTTTTATATGTATAATGATTCATTAGCTGTTATTAAGCCAATTGCTCTAGGACCATCAGAAAAAGCCGGAATTAAAGCCGGAGATCGCATCCTTTTTGCGGATAAATTGCAGTTGTACAATAAAAAAATGGAAACCGATAGCTTGTTTTCAATTTTAAAAGGAGAGCAAGGTTCATCCATCAAATTAACCGTTTTTAGAAAATCAGAAAATAAAAAATTTGCAGTAAATATTATACGCGATGTAATTCCAATCAAAAGTGTTGATGTAGCCACAATGGTTTCAAAAACAGCGGGTTATATTAAGATTAATCGCTTTGCAGAAACTACTTATGATGAGTTTTTTAAAGGTTTAACCCAATTGAAAAAGCAAGGAGCCAATGAAATTATTATCGATTTACGAGACAATGGTGGTGGTTACTTAGAATCAGCTGTTGCTATTGCAGATGAATTCTTAAAAAACAAAGAACTTATCGTTAAAACTAAAAATAAAAAAGGGAAAATCGACACCACATTTGCTACTGAAAAAGGAATTTTTGAAAACGGAAAAGTAACTATTTTAATCAACGAAAATAGTGCCTCAGCAAGTGAAATTTTAGCGGGAGCCATTCAAGATAATGATAGAGGAACCATTGTTGGAAGACGCTCTTTTGGAAAGGGTTTGGTGCAACGTGAAATGCCTTTGGGAGACGGATCTGCAGTGCGATTAACGGTTGCAAGATATTACACACCTTCTGGGCGTTCCATTCAAAAACCTTACGATGACAAAGGCGAAAACTATTTTAATGAATTTGAAAAACGTTTTGAAAGTGGCGAATTATACGAACAAGATAAAACCAAAATCGCAGACAGTTTAAAATTTAAAACTAAGAAAGGAAGAATAGTTTATGGCGGTGGCGGTATTATTCCAGATGTTTTTGTGCCATTTGAAAGTATACATGGTGAAGAAGCGTCTACTTTGTTTATGCAATCTGGATTAGTGAATTATTTCGTGTTTGAACAATTGGATAAAAACCGTAAAAAGTTTGAAAAAATCACTCCAGCTGAATTAGAAAAGGAAATCAAAACCAATCCATATTATTTTTCTGAATTTAAAAAACACCTTTCGCAAACAGGATTGTTTTTTAATTTAGATGCACAAAAAGAAAAGACTATACATTATTTACATGCCGAGTTCGTACATCAATTATTCAGCGAAAAGCAATATTATGATGTTTTATTGAAGAATGATGGAATGTTAAAAAAGGCACTAAATAAATAA
- a CDS encoding deoxycytidylate deaminase, producing MKKEKKEKYDKAYLRIAKEWGNLSYCQRKKVGAIIVKNKMIISDGYNGTPSGFENCCEDDDNVTKWYVLHAEANAILKVARSTQSCEDATLYITLSPCKDCSKLIHQSGIKRVVYHNEYKDTSGVDFLRKAGVEVELIEDLG from the coding sequence ATGAAGAAAGAAAAAAAAGAAAAATACGATAAAGCTTATTTGCGGATAGCTAAAGAATGGGGCAATTTGTCTTATTGTCAGCGAAAAAAAGTTGGCGCAATTATTGTTAAAAATAAAATGATTATTTCCGATGGATACAATGGAACACCATCTGGATTTGAAAATTGTTGCGAGGATGATGATAACGTAACAAAATGGTATGTGCTGCATGCAGAAGCGAATGCAATTTTAAAAGTAGCACGTTCAACACAATCTTGTGAAGATGCTACTTTGTATATTACGCTATCTCCTTGTAAAGATTGTAGTAAATTAATACACCAATCAGGAATCAAAAGGGTAGTATATCATAACGAATATAAAGACACTTCTGGTGTGGATTTTTTAAGAAAAGCTGGTGTTGAAGTAGAATTAATAGAAGATTTGGGTTAA
- a CDS encoding HupE/UreJ family protein encodes MSEFLLYFNIGLKHVLDINAYDHVLFLIALVIPYAFKDWKNVLVLVSLFTIGHTLALLLSVYGVVQIQASLVEFLIPITILITAIFHLFTAGKSSKNESITFVAIVTLFFGIIHGLGFSNYFKTILPGNASDKLLPLLEFALGIEAAQLIVVLVVLIISYIVQTFFRFSKRDWALVMSAFIIGVVLPMLIESEIWNR; translated from the coding sequence ATGTCAGAGTTTTTATTGTATTTCAATATTGGTCTCAAGCATGTTTTAGATATCAATGCTTATGATCATGTGCTTTTTTTAATCGCATTAGTTATTCCGTATGCTTTTAAAGATTGGAAAAATGTATTGGTTTTGGTTTCGCTATTCACCATCGGACACACACTTGCATTGTTGCTTTCTGTTTATGGTGTTGTGCAAATTCAAGCCAGTTTAGTGGAATTTTTAATTCCAATAACTATTTTAATCACGGCAATTTTTCATCTATTCACCGCCGGAAAATCTTCAAAAAATGAAAGCATCACTTTTGTTGCTATTGTAACATTATTTTTTGGAATTATTCATGGTCTTGGTTTTTCAAATTATTTCAAAACAATTTTACCCGGAAATGCTTCTGATAAATTATTACCGCTTTTAGAATTTGCATTAGGAATTGAAGCTGCGCAGTTAATTGTTGTGCTCGTGGTTTTAATTATTTCATACATTGTTCAAACTTTTTTCCGTTTTTCAAAAAGAGATTGGGCTTTAGTGATGTCAGCATTTATAATTGGTGTAGTTTTGCCAATGCTAATTGAAAGCGAAATTTGGAACAGATAA
- a CDS encoding TerB family tellurite resistance protein yields the protein MSISDLFDSGFRNRNKGHFSAIVRVALSDGTISPEERQFLDKLAIKLEISQAEYEEILENPLKYPVNPPLMHTHRLERLYDLSRMVYADAILGEKQQDLLMRFALALGFTAGNVGYIVDKALKLVDMNVDLDTFTYEMQHMNR from the coding sequence ATGTCAATTTCAGATTTATTCGATAGCGGTTTTAGAAATAGAAACAAAGGTCATTTTTCAGCAATTGTAAGAGTTGCTTTATCAGACGGTACAATTTCTCCAGAAGAAAGACAATTCTTAGATAAATTAGCTATCAAATTAGAAATTTCTCAAGCGGAATATGAAGAAATTTTAGAAAATCCTTTAAAATATCCTGTGAATCCACCATTAATGCACACGCATCGTTTAGAGCGTTTGTATGATTTATCAAGAATGGTGTATGCTGATGCTATTTTAGGAGAAAAACAACAAGATTTATTAATGCGTTTTGCTTTAGCTTTAGGTTTTACAGCAGGAAACGTAGGTTATATTGTAGATAAAGCATTGAAATTAGTTGATATGAATGTGGATTTAGACACGTTCACATACGAAATGCAACACATGAACAGATAA
- a CDS encoding dipeptidase: MENIKQYVQANKERFINELIDLLKIPSVSADSAYAHDVVSTAEAVKASLEKAGCDFVELCETPGYPIVYGEKIIDKHLPTVLVYGHYDVQPPDPMELWTSPPFEPVIKTTEIHPEGAIFARGACDDKGQMYMHVKAFEYMIQNNCLPCNVKFMIEGEEEVGSKSLGWFVERNQEKLANDVILISDTGMISNQQPSITTGLRGLSYVEVEVTGPNRDLHSGLYGGAVANPINVLTKMIASLHDENNHITIPGFYDKVEELSTEERAEMAKAPFSLENYKKALDIEDIYGETGYVTNERNSIRPTLDVNGIWGGYTGEGAKTVIASKAFAKISMRLVPNQDWEEITELFKKHFESIAPKSVKVLVKPHHGGQGYVTPIDSVGYRAANKAYTETFGVPAIPVRSGGSIPIVALFEKELKSKTILMGFGLDSDAIHSPNEHFGIFNYLKGIETIPLFYKYFVEMNK, from the coding sequence ATGGAAAATATAAAACAATACGTTCAAGCGAATAAAGAACGTTTTATTAATGAATTAATCGATTTATTAAAAATACCATCAGTTAGTGCAGATAGTGCTTATGCGCATGACGTAGTTTCAACGGCTGAAGCTGTAAAAGCAAGTTTGGAGAAAGCAGGTTGCGATTTCGTAGAATTGTGCGAAACACCAGGCTATCCAATTGTTTATGGTGAAAAAATAATTGATAAACATTTACCAACTGTACTAGTGTATGGTCATTATGATGTGCAACCGCCAGATCCAATGGAATTATGGACGTCTCCACCTTTTGAACCTGTGATCAAAACAACAGAAATTCATCCTGAAGGAGCAATTTTTGCGCGTGGAGCATGCGATGATAAAGGGCAGATGTATATGCATGTAAAAGCTTTTGAATACATGATTCAGAACAATTGCTTGCCATGTAATGTTAAATTCATGATTGAAGGAGAAGAAGAAGTGGGTTCAAAAAGTTTAGGTTGGTTTGTAGAACGCAATCAAGAAAAACTTGCAAACGACGTAATTTTGATTTCCGATACAGGAATGATTTCAAATCAACAGCCTTCAATCACTACAGGTCTTCGTGGGTTAAGCTATGTAGAAGTTGAGGTAACTGGCCCAAATAGAGATTTACATTCAGGATTATATGGAGGTGCTGTTGCTAATCCAATTAATGTGTTGACTAAAATGATTGCTTCGCTTCACGATGAAAATAATCACATTACGATACCTGGTTTTTATGATAAAGTAGAAGAACTTTCAACAGAAGAAAGAGCTGAAATGGCAAAAGCACCTTTTTCATTAGAAAACTATAAAAAAGCATTAGATATTGAAGATATTTATGGAGAAACAGGTTATGTAACCAACGAGCGTAATTCTATCCGTCCAACTTTAGATGTGAACGGAATTTGGGGTGGCTACACAGGTGAAGGAGCTAAAACAGTAATTGCAAGTAAAGCTTTCGCAAAAATTTCTATGCGTTTAGTGCCAAATCAAGATTGGGAAGAAATCACAGAATTGTTCAAAAAACATTTTGAAAGTATTGCGCCTAAATCGGTGAAAGTTCTAGTAAAACCACATCATGGTGGACAAGGTTATGTTACGCCAATTGATAGTGTGGGGTATAGAGCGGCTAATAAAGCGTATACTGAAACATTTGGAGTGCCAGCAATTCCTGTGCGATCAGGTGGAAGTATTCCAATTGTAGCGTTGTTTGAAAAAGAATTAAAATCAAAAACAATATTAATGGGATTTGGTTTAGATAGTGATGCTATTCACTCGCCAAATGAACATTTCGGGATATTTAATTATTTAAAAGGTATTGAAACCATTCCGTTATTCTACAAATATTTTGTAGAAATGAATAAATAA